From a single Callithrix jacchus isolate 240 chromosome 5, calJac240_pri, whole genome shotgun sequence genomic region:
- the CD300C gene encoding CMRF35-like molecule 6, producing the protein MMARAWASWRPSALLLLLVPGCFALSGPHTVAGPLGGSLSVQCGYEVEHRTLNKYWCRAPWTIRCAKIVETRGSAGKLRNGRVSIMDHPANLSFTVTLENLTEDDAGTYWCGVDLPWLRDLHDPFIKVEVSVFPALTTTASSPQSSMGTWGPPTKLHVHTWPNPTREDSPDPSPHPGSLLSSPHFLLLVFLKLPLLLSMVGAVLWVNRPQRSSRSRRSRPEGENQ; encoded by the exons ATGATGGCCAGGGCCTGGGCCTCGTGGCGGCCTTCAGCTCTGCTCCTCCTGCTTGTCCCAG GCTGTTTTGCTCTGAGCGGCCCCCACACTGTGGCAGGTCCCCTGGGGGGATCCCTGAGCGTGCAGTGTGGGTATGAGGTGGAACACAGGACTCTCAACAAATACTGGTGCAGAGCACCGTGGACTATCCGATGTGCCAAGATTGTGGAGACCAGAGGGTCAGCAGGAAAACTGAGGAATGGCCGAGTGTCCATCATGGACCATCCTGCAAACCTCAGCTTCACAGTGACCCTGGAGAATCTTACAGAGGACGATGCAGGCACATACTGGTGTGGGGTGGATTTACCATGGCTCCGAGACCTTCATGATCCCTTCATCAAGGTTGAGGTGTCCGTGTTCCCAG CTCTGACAACCACAGCCTCCAGCCCTCAGAGCTCCATGGGCACCTGGGGTCCTCCCACGAAGCTGCACGTGCACACCTGGCCCAACCCTACCAGAGAGGACAGCCCCGATCCCAGCCCACACCCTGG CTCCCTGCTCAGCAGCCCCCACTTCCTGCTCCTGGTCTTCCTGAAGCTGCCCCTGCTCCTGAGCATGGTGGGTGCTGTCCTTTGGGTGAACAGGCCTCAGAGAAGCTCGAGAAGCAGGCGGAGTCGGCCGGAGGGTGAGAACCAGTAG